Proteins encoded by one window of Bacteroidales bacterium:
- a CDS encoding YraN family protein: MQIRKGKVYEEIAVDYLKQKGYIIREVNWRWRNKEIDIIAETKDWLIIVEVKGRTNLTYGKPHEFINEAKKKFLTEAAEAYINLNQISFNIRFDAISVYECNNQFVVEHFENIFML, translated from the coding sequence ATGCAGATAAGAAAGGGTAAAGTGTACGAAGAAATAGCAGTTGACTATTTAAAGCAGAAAGGTTATATTATACGAGAAGTTAATTGGCGATGGAGAAACAAAGAAATTGATATCATAGCAGAAACAAAAGACTGGCTTATTATTGTCGAAGTAAAAGGGAGAACTAATTTGACATATGGTAAGCCTCATGAATTTATTAATGAAGCTAAAAAAAAGTTCCTTACTGAAGCTGCAGAAGCTTATATTAATCTAAATCAAATCTCTTTCAATATACGTTTTGATGCTATTTCCGTATACGAATGCAACAATCAATTTGTAGTCGAACATTTCGAAAATATTTTTATGCTGTAA
- a CDS encoding bifunctional response regulator/alkaline phosphatase family protein has translation MSKSRYRILWVDDEIETLLTHIQFLEARNYEVTSVTNGVDAIDLLRREKFDIIFLDERMPGKTGMEFLEDLKKIHVFVPVVMITQSEEESLMNQAIAARISDYLIKPINLHQLLAVLKKHFDKQELIKEKTVRSFPAEFNEFQQRLQFLRSLEDWENFYYDLVMREISMDDVSHELQETLWALKDDANRSFAKFYMDNYLSFIMDSEIIMSHNILAKRFFPLLGQNEKNLLLVIDNVRLDQWLAIKGLMEEYFYIDLEEKYLSIIPTATQYARNALFSGLMPLQIKQKYPLYWVDDEEEISRNKYEPELFEQYLKRFGLTLKHEFVKILNANGARQMFEKANELLKYPLLVVIYNFVDTFSHAKTNVELVKELAIDERAYRATTRSWFEHSLLFKFLQLAGQKGYHVFFTTDHGNIRVKKPVRILADRETNVNIRFKYGRNLKCDERKVYQIKNPEAFYLPKPDVTTSYMFCTSSDYFVYPTRQGEFERYFLNTFQHGGISMEEILVPYVFMKPK, from the coding sequence ATGTCGAAATCAAGATATCGTATACTTTGGGTTGATGATGAAATTGAAACTCTTTTAACTCACATACAATTTCTTGAGGCCAGAAATTACGAAGTTACTTCTGTGACTAATGGTGTCGATGCCATTGATTTGCTAAGACGGGAGAAATTTGATATCATTTTTCTAGATGAGCGCATGCCTGGCAAAACGGGGATGGAATTCCTGGAGGATTTGAAAAAAATACATGTTTTTGTTCCTGTGGTGATGATTACACAAAGTGAAGAAGAAAGTTTGATGAATCAAGCTATTGCAGCTCGCATTTCTGACTATTTAATCAAACCCATCAATCTTCATCAGTTGTTAGCTGTACTCAAGAAACATTTTGACAAACAAGAGCTTATTAAAGAAAAAACTGTGCGTTCTTTCCCAGCTGAATTCAACGAATTTCAACAACGCTTGCAGTTCCTTCGATCACTAGAAGATTGGGAAAATTTTTATTATGATCTGGTCATGAGGGAAATTTCTATGGATGACGTTTCTCATGAATTACAGGAAACCTTATGGGCCCTAAAAGACGATGCAAATAGGAGTTTTGCTAAGTTTTACATGGACAATTACCTTTCTTTCATAATGGATTCTGAAATAATCATGTCTCACAACATATTAGCAAAGAGATTTTTTCCTCTTCTTGGACAAAATGAAAAAAACTTGCTTTTAGTGATCGATAATGTCAGGTTAGACCAGTGGCTTGCGATAAAGGGCTTAATGGAAGAGTACTTCTACATAGATCTAGAGGAAAAATATTTGAGCATTATACCAACTGCTACTCAATATGCACGTAATGCGTTATTTAGCGGGCTTATGCCCTTGCAGATCAAACAAAAATATCCCCTCTATTGGGTTGATGATGAAGAAGAAATTTCTCGAAACAAATATGAACCTGAACTTTTTGAACAATATCTCAAACGTTTTGGTTTGACCCTTAAGCATGAATTTGTAAAAATATTAAATGCTAACGGGGCAAGACAGATGTTTGAAAAAGCCAACGAACTTCTAAAATATCCACTCTTGGTTGTAATATACAATTTTGTAGACACGTTTTCACATGCCAAAACCAATGTTGAGCTCGTTAAAGAATTGGCTATAGATGAGCGTGCTTATCGTGCAACTACTCGATCTTGGTTTGAACATAGTTTACTTTTTAAATTTCTTCAGTTAGCAGGACAAAAGGGATATCATGTTTTTTTCACAACCGATCATGGCAATATCAGGGTGAAAAAACCAGTACGTATTCTAGCTGATAGAGAAACAAACGTAAATATTCGTTTCAAGTATGGAAGAAATCTAAAATGTGATGAACGTAAGGTTTATCAAATTAAGAATCCCGAGGCATTTTATCTGCCTAAGCCTGATGTTACTACTTCATACATGTTTTGTACGTCATCCGATTATTTTGTCTACCCCACGAGGCAAGGTGAATTTGAGCGTTATTTTCTGAACACCTTTCAGCACGGAGGGATTTCTATGGAGGAAATCTTGGTTCCTTATGTTTTTATGAAACCAAAATAA
- a CDS encoding M20/M25/M40 family metallo-hydrolase has protein sequence MKTPYEFALHAYYLLHQIPEASGNEKKTASTLLQLIEELKPDILLSQVGGNGILALWKGNSSLNPIILRCEMDAVYSLEEEKYLHLCGHDGHMATMLGVACYFRSNSTTFKRPWGILFQPSEENGKGAQLIIQSGILEQYKPHCMIGFHNIPEYPLGQIISKPNYFSATVKSFSIQLNCFATHASQSPKQTLLDAIFYLHEGLKGLCYEDNFNFFNYTPICIEMGSLHYGVVPSKAFYHITLRGSSPELLENKLNAFYGLLQSASNSFGFHINYEVVEYFPPISNDLSLYRLLKETAKEMNYQFIESHKPFPWGEDMGYFAQYFPTCFFCLGSGTDKSLHTKEFYYPELLLHKGIIFLVSLIKKMEKEL, from the coding sequence ATGAAAACACCATATGAATTTGCACTTCATGCTTATTATTTGTTGCATCAAATTCCTGAAGCCTCAGGTAATGAAAAAAAAACAGCTAGCACATTACTTCAATTGATTGAAGAGCTAAAGCCCGATATCCTTTTATCACAAGTAGGCGGCAATGGTATTTTAGCATTGTGGAAAGGAAATAGTTCGCTAAATCCAATCATTTTGCGATGCGAAATGGATGCTGTCTATTCCCTAGAAGAGGAAAAATACTTACACCTTTGTGGTCATGATGGACATATGGCTACTATGCTTGGAGTAGCTTGTTACTTTCGTAGCAATAGCACTACGTTCAAGAGACCGTGGGGTATATTATTTCAACCATCCGAAGAAAATGGAAAAGGAGCTCAACTTATTATACAAAGCGGTATTTTAGAACAATACAAACCTCACTGCATGATTGGTTTTCATAATATTCCCGAATATCCACTTGGGCAAATTATTTCTAAACCTAATTATTTCAGTGCCACGGTCAAAAGCTTTTCAATCCAGTTAAATTGCTTTGCCACACATGCATCCCAATCACCAAAACAAACATTGCTTGATGCTATCTTTTATCTTCATGAGGGTTTAAAAGGATTATGCTACGAAGATAATTTCAATTTCTTTAATTATACGCCAATTTGCATTGAAATGGGATCGTTGCATTATGGTGTAGTTCCTTCGAAAGCGTTTTACCATATTACACTACGAGGATCTTCACCCGAACTGCTTGAAAATAAATTAAATGCATTTTATGGTCTATTACAAAGTGCATCTAATAGTTTTGGTTTTCATATCAACTATGAGGTTGTAGAGTACTTTCCTCCAATATCTAATGATTTATCATTATATCGTTTGCTAAAAGAAACAGCAAAAGAAATGAATTATCAGTTTATCGAGTCTCATAAACCTTTTCCGTGGGGAGAAGATATGGGCTATTTTGCTCAATATTTTCCAACTTGCTTTTTTTGTTTAGGTAGCGGAACGGATAAATCTTTACACACGAAGGAATTTTACTATCCTGAGCTTCTTCTTCACAAAGGAATCATTTTTTTGGTGTCTTTGATAAAGAAAATGGAAAAAGAATTATAA
- a CDS encoding HD domain-containing protein, with the protein MKSKIVNDPVYGFITIPGGVIAEIIDSPCVQRLNRIHQLGFSYLVYPGATHTRLGHTIGAMHLLQQAIHILEHKGVSITPEEKTAALIAIVLHDTGHGPFSHALERQFFTHHEQISKAFFNQLKIKYPSEVSLALEIFNNTYSKPFLHQLISSQLDVDRLDYLTRDSFFTGVSEGVIGTDRIIHMLCLAGQDLAIEEKGIYSIEKFIVARRLMYWQVYYHKTVVSAEKMINSVISRARDLLVSNRNVFASPHLLYFLQSRPFQENIDEEFLLHFTYLDDSDILSALKVWQTDDDPVLSYLAKSMIHRQLFKTQFFKENIPFEWLEKIKNLIRTYFKVQENETNYFMSYGKIENNAYNSFQDKIWILMNSGEKADIAEVSEQMNKFIKEYTSVKYYLTLPKEIWKFLT; encoded by the coding sequence ATGAAAAGTAAAATTGTAAATGATCCAGTGTATGGATTTATTACTATTCCAGGAGGTGTAATAGCCGAAATTATAGATTCGCCTTGTGTTCAAAGACTTAATCGTATTCATCAATTGGGTTTTTCGTATTTGGTCTACCCCGGAGCAACTCATACACGCCTGGGGCATACCATAGGTGCCATGCATCTGCTACAACAGGCTATTCATATTCTTGAACACAAAGGTGTTTCCATCACTCCAGAAGAAAAGACAGCAGCACTTATTGCCATAGTCTTGCACGACACAGGACATGGACCTTTTTCGCATGCTCTCGAAAGGCAATTTTTTACTCATCACGAACAGATTTCAAAAGCCTTTTTCAATCAACTTAAAATCAAATACCCATCCGAGGTATCTTTAGCTCTTGAAATATTCAACAATACTTACTCCAAGCCATTTCTCCATCAACTTATTTCCAGTCAGCTAGATGTTGATAGGCTTGACTACCTTACTCGCGATAGCTTTTTCACTGGAGTATCTGAAGGAGTTATTGGAACAGATCGTATCATACACATGCTTTGCCTTGCAGGTCAAGATCTAGCTATAGAAGAAAAAGGAATCTATTCAATTGAAAAATTTATTGTGGCCCGAAGACTTATGTACTGGCAAGTTTACTATCACAAAACCGTTGTTTCAGCTGAAAAAATGATTAACTCTGTGATTAGTAGAGCTAGAGATTTGTTAGTTTCTAACAGGAATGTATTTGCATCACCACATTTACTTTATTTTTTACAATCAAGACCATTTCAAGAAAACATTGACGAAGAATTTTTATTGCACTTTACATATCTTGATGATAGTGATATTTTATCTGCTCTAAAAGTTTGGCAAACCGATGACGACCCCGTTCTTTCATACCTTGCAAAATCTATGATTCATAGGCAACTTTTTAAAACTCAATTTTTCAAAGAAAACATTCCTTTCGAATGGTTAGAAAAAATTAAAAACCTTATTCGCACCTATTTTAAAGTACAGGAAAACGAAACCAACTACTTCATGTCTTACGGCAAAATCGAAAACAATGCATACAATTCCTTTCAAGATAAAATCTGGATTTTGATGAATAGTGGAGAAAAAGCCGACATAGCAGAAGTTTCTGAGCAAATGAATAAATTTATTAAAGAATACACAAGTGTTAAATATTATCTGACCCTCCCAAAAGAAATTTGGAAGTTCTTAACATAA
- a CDS encoding alanine dehydrogenase, with amino-acid sequence MSEKSKYYLGPAGQLLPVEEKIELPRKKKTFTLGVPREIAFQENRVSLSPDGVGILVQNGIDVIVQSNAGKNAHFFDHEYIEAGATIVETADEVYQCDVILKVAPMLHEEIDKLRENQMIFSALHVTMQNVDYFKKLIQHKVTAIALEFIKDNSGFFPVLVAMSEITGMAAVQIASELLSRNDIGKGKLFGAVSGISPCEVVIIGAGTVGTYIAKAALGFGAEVKVFDNQMYKLRRLQMALGRSVFTSIIHPKVLTKALKSADVVFGALHSDKGRVPIVITEEMVREMKAGSVIIDVSIDQGGCSETSRLTNHNEPYYVYYDVIHYCVPNIPSKYPQTASYALSNFFTPLMVDIADEGGIEEYLKASVGFRNGVYLYKGKLVSSMITDFFGLPHQPLDIVLY; translated from the coding sequence ATGAGTGAAAAATCAAAATATTATTTAGGTCCTGCGGGGCAGCTTTTGCCAGTGGAAGAAAAAATTGAACTGCCTCGTAAAAAGAAAACCTTTACCTTGGGAGTTCCTCGTGAAATTGCATTTCAAGAGAATCGAGTTTCACTTTCACCTGACGGTGTGGGAATTCTTGTACAAAATGGAATTGATGTCATAGTTCAAAGTAATGCTGGGAAAAATGCCCATTTTTTTGATCATGAATATATAGAGGCTGGTGCCACAATTGTAGAGACAGCAGATGAAGTTTATCAGTGTGATGTTATTCTTAAGGTTGCTCCCATGTTGCATGAGGAAATTGATAAACTTCGTGAAAATCAAATGATTTTCTCTGCTCTTCATGTTACGATGCAAAATGTGGATTATTTTAAAAAGCTCATTCAGCATAAGGTAACAGCTATTGCATTGGAATTTATTAAGGATAACAGTGGTTTCTTTCCTGTCTTGGTTGCTATGAGTGAAATAACCGGAATGGCTGCTGTCCAAATAGCCTCTGAGCTGCTTAGCAGAAACGACATTGGTAAAGGTAAATTGTTTGGTGCTGTTTCCGGAATTAGTCCTTGTGAGGTGGTAATCATTGGTGCTGGAACAGTAGGTACCTATATTGCTAAAGCTGCACTTGGTTTTGGAGCTGAGGTAAAAGTTTTTGATAATCAGATGTATAAATTACGTCGTCTTCAGATGGCACTAGGAAGATCGGTTTTTACATCTATCATTCATCCAAAAGTGCTCACTAAGGCATTGAAATCAGCAGATGTGGTTTTTGGTGCATTGCATTCTGATAAAGGTCGAGTACCTATCGTGATTACAGAAGAAATGGTTAGGGAAATGAAAGCCGGATCTGTGATTATTGACGTCAGTATAGATCAGGGAGGATGTTCTGAGACTTCTCGTTTAACTAATCACAACGAGCCTTATTATGTTTATTATGATGTTATCCATTACTGTGTGCCTAACATTCCATCCAAGTACCCACAAACCGCATCCTATGCTTTAAGTAATTTTTTTACACCTTTGATGGTAGACATAGCGGATGAAGGAGGAATTGAAGAATATCTTAAAGCTTCAGTTGGGTTTAGAAATGGTGTTTACTTATACAAAGGTAAGCTCGTCAGTTCTATGATCACAGATTTTTTTGGCTTACCTCATCAGCCACTGGATATTGTTTTATATTAA
- the topA gene encoding type I DNA topoisomerase — protein sequence MAKNLVIVESPAKAKTIARFLGKEFEVKSSYGHVRDLPKDKLSIDIQNNYKPTYVILPEKKKIIEELKKSISTSDVVWLATDEDREGEAIAWHLYETLQLAAEKTKRIVFHEITKPAILEAVANPRFLNFNLINAQQARRVIDRLVGYKLSPLLWKKVKPAISAGRVQSVAVRLLVEREEQIRHFQPEEFFKITGIFLTADGKKFHAELNEKFNSEKEALMVLEHLKNASFFVSHIEEKPGLRVPPPPFTTSTLQQEASRKLGFSVSQTMYIAQQLYEEGWITYMRTDSVHLSNLAIQAIKKIVFSKFGEVYSKPRQFETQTKGAQEAHEAIRPTYIDRLSIEGNTKQQKLYELIWKRAVASQMTEAKLKRTIIHISSPVLQNFYFIAKGEIIVFDGFLHLYEESHEDEDSMDGSFHLPSLSLNDLLNYEKITAEQKFTHPPYRYSEAQLVKSLEELGIGRPSTYAPIIETIQKRKYVEKKSFPPQTRKVIHFVLEGSEITKKIISEKFGGEKNKLVPTDLGIVVNKFLTHYFADIVDYGFTASLEQQFDEVAEGKTTWQVVVDEFYKQFSRKLSEVEHLSGKFQGQRLLGIDPKTGKKVYVKVGPYGSMAQLGDAADEEKPRFASLLAHQSVEEITLEEALSLFEFPKKLGRLEKGEVTVGSSKYGYFIHYDGKYFSIPPGIDPTKLTLLDAQRIIEKNHNEGIRVLKEFDKDILIVKGKFGPYIKYKQHNIPLRHVQDFEKLSKHDLEKIVEEYLKTKGPEDPKNNQRQRSKNIKKKK from the coding sequence ATGGCTAAAAATTTGGTTATTGTTGAATCTCCTGCGAAAGCTAAAACTATAGCTCGTTTTCTGGGAAAGGAATTTGAAGTCAAATCAAGTTATGGTCATGTTAGGGATCTCCCCAAAGATAAATTGAGCATTGATATTCAGAACAACTATAAACCTACATATGTTATTCTACCTGAAAAGAAAAAGATCATTGAAGAGCTCAAAAAAAGTATTTCTACATCTGATGTCGTTTGGCTAGCAACGGATGAGGACCGTGAAGGCGAGGCCATTGCATGGCATTTATACGAAACTCTCCAATTAGCTGCTGAAAAGACAAAGCGAATTGTTTTTCACGAAATCACAAAACCAGCCATCTTAGAGGCTGTGGCTAATCCACGTTTTTTAAATTTTAACTTGATCAATGCACAACAAGCTAGACGTGTCATAGATAGGCTTGTAGGTTATAAACTTTCACCATTGTTATGGAAAAAAGTTAAACCTGCTATTAGTGCAGGCCGAGTTCAGTCGGTAGCAGTTCGTCTGTTAGTTGAACGTGAAGAACAAATTAGACATTTTCAACCAGAAGAATTTTTCAAAATAACAGGAATTTTTCTTACTGCTGATGGAAAGAAATTCCATGCAGAATTGAACGAAAAATTCAATTCCGAAAAAGAAGCCTTGATGGTGCTTGAGCATCTTAAAAATGCGTCTTTTTTTGTTTCTCATATTGAAGAAAAACCAGGGTTACGTGTGCCTCCTCCTCCTTTTACAACATCTACTTTACAACAGGAAGCATCTCGTAAGCTTGGTTTTAGTGTTTCTCAAACCATGTACATTGCTCAGCAGTTGTATGAAGAAGGATGGATTACCTATATGAGAACGGATAGTGTTCACTTATCGAATCTAGCTATTCAAGCAATAAAAAAAATTGTGTTTTCAAAATTTGGTGAAGTTTATAGTAAACCACGTCAGTTTGAGACTCAGACCAAGGGTGCACAAGAAGCTCACGAAGCAATTCGACCTACATACATAGACCGGCTTTCTATCGAAGGAAATACAAAACAACAAAAACTATATGAGCTTATTTGGAAACGGGCCGTGGCATCACAGATGACCGAAGCTAAACTTAAGCGAACAATTATTCATATATCTTCTCCTGTTTTGCAGAATTTTTACTTCATAGCCAAAGGGGAAATAATTGTGTTTGATGGTTTTTTACATTTGTACGAGGAAAGCCATGAAGATGAAGATTCAATGGACGGTTCATTTCACTTGCCTTCTCTTTCTCTGAACGATTTATTAAATTATGAGAAAATAACAGCCGAACAGAAATTCACACATCCTCCTTACCGATACAGCGAAGCCCAACTTGTAAAAAGCTTAGAAGAATTAGGTATTGGCAGACCAAGTACTTATGCTCCTATCATCGAAACCATCCAGAAAAGGAAATATGTAGAAAAAAAATCATTTCCTCCTCAAACAAGAAAAGTGATTCATTTTGTACTCGAGGGAAGTGAAATCACTAAAAAAATAATCAGTGAAAAGTTTGGAGGTGAAAAAAATAAACTAGTTCCAACAGATCTAGGAATTGTCGTCAATAAGTTTTTAACTCATTATTTTGCTGATATTGTTGATTATGGTTTCACAGCTAGCCTCGAGCAGCAATTCGACGAAGTTGCTGAAGGTAAAACAACATGGCAAGTTGTCGTAGATGAGTTTTATAAACAGTTTAGTCGGAAATTATCCGAAGTTGAGCATTTATCAGGTAAATTTCAAGGACAGCGTTTATTAGGAATCGATCCTAAAACAGGAAAAAAAGTTTACGTGAAGGTAGGTCCTTATGGATCCATGGCTCAACTTGGAGATGCTGCAGATGAGGAAAAACCCAGATTTGCTAGTTTGCTTGCGCATCAATCTGTCGAAGAGATAACATTGGAAGAAGCCCTATCTTTGTTTGAGTTTCCAAAAAAACTAGGAAGATTGGAAAAAGGTGAAGTTACAGTAGGTTCTAGCAAATATGGTTATTTTATACATTACGATGGAAAGTATTTTTCAATACCGCCAGGTATCGACCCGACTAAGTTAACGCTATTAGATGCTCAGCGTATTATAGAAAAAAATCATAATGAAGGAATCCGAGTTTTGAAAGAGTTTGATAAAGATATTCTTATTGTCAAAGGTAAATTTGGTCCTTACATTAAATACAAACAACATAACATCCCTCTTCGACATGTTCAAGATTTTGAAAAATTGTCCAAACATGATTTGGAGAAAATTGTGGAAGAATATTTAAAAACTAAAGGGCCTGAGGATCCAAAAAACAACCAACGGCAAAGATCAAAAAACATTAAAAAGAAAAAGTAA
- the tsaE gene encoding tRNA (adenosine(37)-N6)-threonylcarbamoyltransferase complex ATPase subunit type 1 TsaE, translated as MIIQFEKVYLTDIPWVARIMGVLVQKHPVMAFYGQLGAGKTTLICHLVEALGGGEANIGSPTFAIIHQYESKDKKIYHVDAYRLSNEKEALEIGLHEILEDDSIVLIEWAEKLEGILADVKKINVRIKDTLDPLERKIIIELPHE; from the coding sequence ATGATTATTCAATTCGAGAAAGTGTATTTAACCGATATTCCATGGGTGGCTAGAATTATGGGGGTTCTTGTTCAGAAGCATCCCGTTATGGCTTTTTATGGACAATTAGGGGCAGGCAAAACGACCTTGATTTGTCATCTTGTTGAAGCACTGGGTGGAGGTGAAGCAAACATAGGAAGTCCTACATTTGCTATTATTCATCAATATGAAAGCAAGGATAAGAAAATCTATCACGTTGATGCCTACCGATTATCGAATGAGAAAGAAGCATTAGAAATTGGTTTGCATGAAATCTTGGAAGATGATTCAATAGTTCTTATAGAATGGGCAGAGAAGCTCGAGGGCATATTAGCTGATGTAAAAAAAATTAATGTTCGTATCAAAGACACCTTAGATCCCCTTGAGCGTAAAATTATAATTGAATTACCACATGAGTGA
- a CDS encoding arginase family protein, with protein MELEDLLIPIPDWLTTKNYLPYQIGSQVLKYDNKSSFPEIKEGSIVFFGLSSSDDKFSFSKNVRLFFYPLISHFTEVNLIDIGDVVEGKTFEDTCEVLSTIVSYCISNHALPVYLGFKHHEMLGIYNAYEKMKKIVNIATIDALIDADHQRDQVDEINWVTYLINREPNYLFNFSALAFQSYYVQEQILDLFEKLHFDLVRVGKIHQNLIHEVEPVIRSSDIVSVDLNSVRFADFPATTFLSPNGLTGEEICQIMRIAGMNENLSALAVFGDVISTQSHNETLTRVSYSLIAQMLWYFVHGYYNRPHENPYVDKEGFLKYIVANSELKTEFVFYKSNISNRWWMEVPFSSKSKPNLERHLLIPCTYDDYQEALNNIIPARWWKTYQKLL; from the coding sequence ATGGAATTAGAAGATCTTTTAATCCCCATACCAGATTGGTTAACGACTAAAAATTATTTACCTTATCAAATTGGTTCACAAGTATTGAAATATGATAATAAATCAAGTTTTCCTGAAATCAAGGAGGGTAGCATAGTATTTTTCGGTCTTAGTTCTTCCGATGATAAGTTTTCTTTTTCAAAAAACGTACGTTTGTTTTTTTATCCATTAATTTCTCATTTTACTGAAGTAAACTTGATCGATATTGGAGATGTTGTCGAAGGAAAAACTTTTGAGGATACATGCGAAGTTTTATCAACAATTGTGTCTTATTGTATTTCAAATCATGCTTTGCCTGTTTATTTAGGTTTTAAGCATCACGAGATGCTTGGCATATATAACGCTTACGAAAAGATGAAAAAAATTGTGAATATTGCTACCATTGATGCCTTAATAGATGCTGATCATCAGAGAGATCAAGTTGATGAAATTAATTGGGTAACTTATTTAATCAATAGGGAACCGAATTATTTATTTAATTTTTCAGCACTCGCATTCCAGTCTTATTATGTGCAGGAGCAAATACTTGATTTATTTGAAAAATTGCATTTTGATTTGGTAAGGGTTGGAAAAATTCATCAGAACCTTATTCATGAAGTAGAACCTGTCATTCGTTCATCAGATATTGTCTCAGTGGATCTTAACTCTGTTCGTTTTGCTGACTTTCCTGCTACTACTTTTTTATCTCCTAATGGCCTTACGGGCGAAGAAATATGTCAGATCATGAGAATTGCAGGTATGAACGAAAATCTTTCAGCTCTTGCTGTTTTTGGTGATGTAATTTCGACACAATCTCATAATGAGACACTAACACGCGTATCATACTCATTAATTGCTCAAATGTTGTGGTATTTTGTTCATGGCTACTATAACCGTCCACATGAAAATCCCTATGTTGATAAAGAAGGTTTTTTAAAATACATTGTTGCTAATAGCGAACTTAAAACGGAGTTTGTTTTCTACAAAAGTAATATTTCCAACCGATGGTGGATGGAAGTACCTTTTTCATCTAAAAGCAAACCTAACTTGGAGAGACATCTCCTGATTCCTTGTACGTACGATGATTATCAAGAAGCTCTCAATAATATAATTCCAGCTAGATGGTGGAAAACATACCAGAAACTTTTATAA
- a CDS encoding PorT family protein, protein MMKFLGLLLVCSVSLLAAQDFQAFIKGGIIASQVHGDQLSGFNKMGLTGGLGVEYPFPKFNARLEILFSQKGSRKNPTNEDPTKYLMRLNYVEVPLLICKFFNSTIGVELGTSSGILLKTDNVEWDINGQIVARQPFRRFEWAGHVGLIYMINEHSQIHMRYSNSILPIRPYPSGTSSYYFYDRGQYNIVIYFTYEHYFKRKK, encoded by the coding sequence ATGATGAAATTTTTAGGTTTATTACTGGTATGTAGTGTTTCTTTATTAGCTGCTCAGGATTTTCAAGCATTTATTAAAGGAGGCATCATTGCTTCCCAAGTACATGGTGATCAATTATCTGGTTTTAATAAAATGGGACTTACCGGTGGATTGGGTGTGGAGTATCCTTTTCCTAAATTTAATGCGCGATTGGAAATTCTTTTTTCCCAAAAAGGAAGCAGGAAAAATCCCACCAACGAAGACCCAACAAAATATCTTATGCGTCTAAATTACGTAGAAGTTCCCTTACTCATATGTAAATTTTTTAACTCTACCATTGGTGTTGAACTAGGAACATCTAGTGGTATTCTTTTGAAAACAGACAATGTCGAATGGGATATCAATGGACAAATCGTGGCTCGACAACCCTTTCGCCGGTTTGAATGGGCTGGACATGTGGGTTTAATATACATGATCAATGAGCATTCACAAATTCACATGCGTTACAGCAACTCAATATTACCTATCAGACCTTATCCCTCTGGAACCTCATCGTATTATTTTTATGATAGAGGCCAATACAACATTGTTATTTATTTTACTTATGAACACTACTTTAAAAGAAAAAAGTAA
- a CDS encoding UbiX family flavin prenyltransferase — protein sequence MNTTLKEKSKKIIIAVTGASGSIYAYEAIRMSIKSEAVKEIALIFSSYGEKVWKYENMTIPVSEKLTFFSNEDLFAPPSSGSALYDIMFIIPCSMGTLGKIANGIADNLITRAADVMLKEKRQLWLAIRETPYNSIHLKNMKTVVDAGGGIFPLSPFFYHHPQEIADLIQPLVSRLLHLAGIVEPIIQWKK from the coding sequence ATGAACACTACTTTAAAAGAAAAAAGTAAAAAAATTATCATAGCTGTAACTGGTGCTTCAGGAAGCATTTATGCTTATGAGGCAATTCGAATGTCGATCAAATCTGAGGCTGTAAAAGAAATTGCTCTAATTTTTTCATCATACGGAGAAAAGGTCTGGAAGTATGAAAATATGACTATTCCTGTAAGTGAGAAATTAACATTTTTTTCCAACGAAGATTTATTCGCGCCTCCCTCTTCGGGTTCAGCACTTTACGATATCATGTTCATTATTCCTTGCTCTATGGGTACGCTTGGTAAAATCGCTAACGGCATAGCAGACAACCTTATTACTAGAGCAGCTGACGTGATGCTTAAAGAAAAACGACAACTTTGGCTTGCAATACGGGAAACCCCTTACAATTCCATTCATCTAAAAAACATGAAAACTGTGGTGGATGCTGGCGGTGGAATATTTCCTCTTTCACCATTTTTTTATCATCATCCTCAAGAAATTGCGGATCTTATTCAACCCCTCGTATCACGATTACTGCATCTTGCTGGTATCGTTGAACCTATCATACAATGGAAAAAATGA